The segment gtatattaatggTGCTTTTTGGACTTTTAAACACAGTGACGAGGATTTGGTGGTGAAAGTAAAATGTTATCACTCTGGAAAATTTGAAAAGAAAGAAGCGATTGTAGATTACGTAGATGGAGAGGTCACGATGTTTGAGGTGGATTATAATTGTGTCTTCACATCCTTGGTATCAAAGTTGACTGAGAGAAATATCGTTACTGGGAAAGTATGGTTCAAGCTcccatatgaaaatattgaagatagaaaGCCGTTGTGGGAAAATGTggagaaaaacaagaagaaactgGAAACAGCAGGTCGATGGTATAAGGAGGTCGACATATATATTGAAAAGGATGGTattgaagaggctagagaaaaTGGTGTACATGAAGAGATGGCCATTGAACCGATTCATGAAGGTGGTGAGCATGGGAGTGATGATGAAGTTGAAGATCCAACATATGGGGTCGAAGCTTCAGATGATGATAGTGTAGATTTTGAGGCAGGTTTGTCTGAAAATTCAGAGTCTGATGATGAGGTTGAGGTAGTTGAGGAGGAGATAGAGATTTTAGAAGATGTGGATTATGAAGAACAAATTCCAGATGAAGATGAGGTTTACCCTGCCACTGATGACTCATCTAGTGATGAAGAAGAACAAGCTGAGAGGCTGGTTAAAAGAAATGTGCTTGATGGTGTTTTCAGTCTGAGGCAACTATTCAGTACTGGAGAGGAGTTTAAGGAGAATGTGATCAGATACATTCTGAAGACAAGGAGAAATGTTGTCTTTGATAGATGGGAGAAGACTAAGCTTGGTGCAAGGTGTGATGAGAAAGATTGCGGGTGGCGCATCTACTGCTCAGTGGAGAATCCAATCGGGAAGTGGATGGTGAAAACCTATGAGGACGAGCATCAGTGTCATCCTGTGGGAAGGTGTAAACAGATCAAGAGTCCTGTGATAGCTGATCTATTTTTAGAAGACATTAGGCGCGATCCAGAAATGAGTGCTCCTGAAATCAAAGATGAAATGAAGAGGAGGTACAACATCATCATCTCACCTCCACAGTCGCAAGTTGCTAGGCGAATGATCTTTGATAAACTCCAAGCTGAAACGAATGAGCAGTTTGCGAGACTTAGAGATTACGAGCATGAAATTAAGAGGTATACTTGTTTTTCATTACCTTTCATTCTTGATAATACTTTCACTATGTTGATATTTATTGACTATATTTTTCAGGACAAATAAAAACACAACTGTGGAGATCAACACCATCAGAAGAGAGGATGGAGAGGAAATATTCTCACAAATCTACATCTGTTTTGAAGCTCTAAAGAGGTCGTGGAAAGCCAACTGCAGACCTATCATCGGCTTAGATGGTACATTCTTAAAACATTCTGTCCAGGGGATGATTCTCACCGCAATTGGAAGGGATCCAAATAATCAGATATATCCTATAGCTTGGGCAGTAGTTTCGGCTGAGAACAATGACAACTGGGAATGGTTCGTTCACAAGTTGAAGCTTGACTTGGATTTGGGTGAAGGTGAGAACATTTCTATCATATCCAACATGCATAGAAGCTTGATTCATGGTGTTGCTACTGATTTGCCAAAGGCTGAGCATCAAGCATGTGCTAGGCACATCTACGCCAACTTGAAGAAACTCCATAAGTCTGACACTTTAAAACCACTGTTTTGGAGAGTTGCGAGCAGTTATAACGAAGCTGATTTCAAGGAGAATCTAAAAACTTTCAGACAGTTTGATCCTAGGGCGTGTGATGATCTGTTGAAGAAAGATCATCGAATGTGGTGCAGAGCTTTTTTTAGGATTGGTTGTTGTTGTACGGATACTCACAACAATCTGACTGAGTCTTTCAATAGGACTTTGAAGACTGCAAGGAAGAAGCCATTTGTGCAGATGCTGGAGCTCATGAGAAGAGATGCAATGCAAAGAATTGCGAATAGGTACAAGATAGCTTGCAAGGAGATTGGAAGACACACAAAGAAAGCAAGAAAAGAGATGGAGAAGTCGTGTGAAGAAGCTCAGCATTGTTACTCCGTGTCAAGTACTGGTGGGAAATATGAGATTGTGGAGGGGACAAATGGCTATTCAGTCCATCTTAATAGGCGCACTTGTGTATGCCGAAAATGGGACTTGACAGGTATTCCTTGTCGCCATGCTGTTTCTGCAATCCGGGAGAACACCGGGCTAGTTGAGGACTACATTTCTGACTTCTATTTGACTGATAAATGGAAAGAGACGTACCGGAAAGGTCTGAAGCCTGTAAATGGCCCTAAGTTTTGGGAAGAAGTTGGAGGCAAACGCATCTTTGCACCACCTTATAAGCGACCACCAGGTAGACCAAAGGGTAAAGCGAGGATCAAGGGTGTCCATGAATCACCGTCGAAAAAGAAAGTTGGTCGGAAAGGAAGAGAAGGACATTGTGGGCTGTGTGGTGAAAAGGGACATAACTCAAGGAGGTGTCCACATGAGGTATTGTCTAAGctcttttaaattgtttttgtaTTGTCTACTTTGTGTTGTCCAAGTTCTTTATACTGTATATTTTGTGTTACCGCAGTCTCAAGAAGACAAAGCAAAGAGAAGGCGTCTTAATGATGAAGCTCAGTTGGAGGCACAAGTACAAGATCAACTACAAGATCAAGAGGAAGCTAATGACCAAGCACAAGAGGTGGCTGAAATGGAAGCTGATTTCATGGCTCAATTAGTTGAAGATCAATCACAGTTTGAAGTTCAAGACATTTCTTCTACTGCCCCACAACCGACTCAAGTACTCCGAAGAAGCAACCGTTTGGCTTCATTGTTGTTTGGTTGATCATGTCTTCTATTTCAAGAACATGTCTATCTTTTGGATGTTTGTACGATGTTAGCAGTCTTGGGTTTCACAGGTTCTTGCTTGTTTTTGATGTATAACATCATGTTGTTAGAATTCTCGGGGTTTTCAGGTTCTTTTTGATGTGTAACATCATGATGTTAGAACTCTTTTgcagtgtttcaaaaaaaaaagaactctttTGCTTATTTTGATCTTCAAAAATTGTTATGACTCATTTCGCTTATTTTGCAAGATACTACTAGTGCATAAATGATGAAAATATTCCACAATTGACATTGTTCAACAACATTAAAGGTCAACCCGATACATAACCATTCCATTGTATGCATGACTGATACACCAATAACAAAGTACAAACCATTACATTAAGCTCAATTCACATTATTATGCATCGCCGATACACAACCATTTCACGAGAACCTGGTTTCTCAACCTTCTTCTGCTCCAACTCCATACGAAGCTCATTGACAGTAGCTGTTAGCTCATTGATACTGGCCGTCAGTTCATTgatatgtttcttcttctctcgtATTTTATCCCGAGCTTGAATCAAAGCCCTCTTAGCCCAACCtttcacttcttcttcatcaagccACGCAAAGTAAGAGCAATGGTCATTCCCCCCCTCCTAATGATACAAAAGACATAATGTTAGAACTTGTACAGTTCTAATTACTACTAATTACCAAACACCATTAATTTCATCTAGACCTTGTACAGTTCACACCCATAGAACCTTCGGCCAGGATTCTTATCTGTCCAAGCCGTGAAAATCTTCGCAGGCAACTGACAAGCACACATTTTGCGATTACCATAACCTCTGTTCCTACTGTTTCTTGATGAACCCGAGCTTAGATCCATCTATCAAAGATATGTCAATCAATACCATCTCTTCTAATAATCGAacaaaatcttaaacatttataTACTGGGTTCAGCGATTTTACCTGATTTCCTCTTTGTAGATGCTGGACTCGATTTTGATTTAGGTTGAAATCTCTGCTTCACGAAGAAAAGAGGAAGAGTTAAGACAGAGATCGACTCTGATTTCATTATTATAAAGAATTGGGTTGGGCCGAGTTTAAAATATTGGGGCCCAAATaccttttcttttatttggGCACGGGTCGGGTTAGAATTATAGAAATATTGGGTAGGCGGGTCGGGTTATAATCTGTCTTAACGGGATAATTAACAGCGTTTAGTTTCCGACATCCACGTGTCCATCGCCGGTTACTCTATTTAACTTAATGATGTTGATTACATAGCGTCATTAACTTGGGGGATGTGGTCATGCGTAACATATAGTTCGTTAGTTAAACATGCATTAATATAGTTGGCATGGTTAGCCATGTGATGGCCGATACTTGGTGTAGCTAGCTATCATTTTCctttaatctatataaaataaaaaaaaattaatagtaatgaatattgagttataaatataaaaatattaaaataatactataaattatctttatgcattgagactttttattaaagatatagcacatattgaaatatattgtgttaattatttatgaagtattaaaaataattaatataatatttttcgtaaacttaatttatgtgtatttttacagttttaatataaaatcatttcaaaattattataaatgaataaatgctttatttcaatttaaatcatataatttttagtcctatttttttaaaaaaattatatatatatatatatatttatatatatggatatacgcttccaacacgtacccgcttcctaatattttaaaaaatctcgcttctgcgcttccttacgcttccgcttccacgtacccgcttctgtttccatgtaacataggttGTAACTGTAAAGTTGTTACTATAGATTTTTTTGCAGAGATTTTTGctgtagttaaatttgttgtaggTGTAAATTataggctgtagatattttaaaataaaatatgtgaaatctgtaatgtatatataaaataattatttttttatcaattaaataatttatattaatattttttataaattctcaaagtttattgttatttaaaatgtgatatgtaaataatatatattttatttaaaatatttcaataatttttacaatacccaaaattgaattaaatatttatagatgtttttaactatgattatctaatttatttgatattagagatagtttttttattttacagattcTACACCCTATAAAAGAAAGCTTTAAAAAacctaaaatacattaaaaaaattttgctttacttttttttgttgtagctttaaaaataaagctaaagcatgattggtaaaagtTTATAGAAACTTGATTTAAgctttaactattaaaaataaaggtacaacatgattggtaaaattcagtgatttaaaataaataaaattaaaataaagcgATAAAGCCCCCAATCAACTCCATCGAATAACTTACCATAAACCAATCAGAACCTTTATTAATCTTCAAAAGGAAGACATATGTTACTAATAGTCTTTTTGATTGTTCTAAAAATCGATAGGCCGGCTCATAAGTAGATTTTTGAACATTTAAACCgactttttagaaaaattagttTGAAAACATTGTTTGGCTCATGTTCAATTTGCCTAAATCATTAGGCCGACGTATACGTGATTTTTTAACGTTTAAACcgatttaaaaaattaaaaaaaaatgaaaattgtttCGCTAATATCAGATTCGCGGATTAGGGGGGCGCCTAGCCATCTGCACCAATTTTTAGAACACCCGTTTTTCCACAGATTTTCAAAGggaattttcaaataaaacttAATGCCGTGGAGACAACTTCAAACCGGATTTTCCATTAAATTCACTCACTTACTAAATATTATccgtgtgtgtgttttaatattatttgttttcaattttattaaatgttaaattataaatagaaattaatCCTAAACATAGTTTTACAAACGaagttctcttttttttgaactgTGTCTTCTTACCAAATTTTCATCTCATTTCTTTTATTAGAAATAGAGAGAATAGGAAGTCTATAATACCAAACTGACTTTATGACTCGTGACTCGTTTTCGACCGCTTATCCGCCATTCCCCATCCAGATAATAGACAAcccaataaataaaatatgaaagaaacCTCTCTCTCATCAcctatctctttctctctcctcaCTCAGTTTCCAAGGCCCTTTTAGACAGCGACGGAAACTGCTTCGGAGCTGATTTTAATTCCACTGAAAGCGATGTGAGACATCTTTTTCCTTATCTTCTCCTCCTCTACTCTCTCCACAAATATCTGACCGCaagtttttttgttctttctcttgTCTCTTCCTCTAATGTTTTCTGCAGTTGAGTGTTCCAATGCGTATCTGTAGCTCTGAAGACTGATTTCAAGTTGTCAGAAAATGGGTTCTCTCTGATTCGACTGTGAGAGCAGAAAGTGTGAGTTTTTCTTTGGGGGGggaaaagaaaggagagaaaaagaagagaaagaatatAGTAGGAAGAAGAATTTGTACGGACAATGGAGAAAAGAATTTGGTGTTTGTCTTGGCTCTACCATGAAGATTTAAAGTTGGTGTACTGGAAGTGAAGTGATACGGACTTTTGCTAAtttcattttagttttattttgtagtAAAAACTGAATCTaacatcctcttcatcaaatATCTGAAGGCAAGTTTTTTGTCTTTTCCTCTTGCTTTTCTCTTGTCCTCTCTTGGTCCTTTTCTGTTTCTGACTCTGGCTTTTCTCTCTGTCAACTTAGGTTCTTTAAACTCTAGCTTTCTCTTGTCCTCTGTCCTCTCTGTTTTTTCCTGTCTCCTTCTCATGTGTAgccttcttttctctttttcttcttgtccTTTGTCGTCtccccttcttctttcttttttgctctaatgttttgttttccctttgtcCTTCTTTTGT is part of the Brassica napus cultivar Da-Ae unplaced genomic scaffold, Da-Ae ScsIHWf_11;HRSCAF=18, whole genome shotgun sequence genome and harbors:
- the LOC125596354 gene encoding uncharacterized protein LOC125596354, whose protein sequence is MFEVDYNCVFTSLVSKLTERNIVTGKVWFKLPYENIEDRKPLWENVEKNKKKLETAGRWYKEVDIYIEKDGIEEARENGVHEEMAIEPIHEGGEHGSDDEVEDPTYGVEASDDDSVDFEAGLSENSESDDEVEVVEEEIEILEDVDYEEQIPDEDEVYPATDDSSSDEEEQAERLVKRNVLDGVFSLRQLFSTGEEFKENVIRYILKTRRNVVFDRWEKTKLGARCDEKDCGWRIYCSVENPIGKWMVKTYEDEHQCHPVGRCKQIKSPVIADLFLEDIRRDPEMSAPEIKDEMKRRYNIIISPPQSQVARRMIFDKLQAETNEQFARLRDYEHEIKRTNKNTTVEINTIRREDGEEIFSQIYICFEALKRSWKANCRPIIGLDGTFLKHSVQGMILTAIGRDPNNQIYPIAWAVVSAENNDNWEWFVHKLKLDLDLGEGENISIISNMHRSLIHGVATDLPKAEHQACARHIYANLKKLHKSDTLKPLFWRVASSYNEADFKENLKTFRQFDPRACDDLLKKDHRMWCRAFFRIGCCCTDTHNNLTESFNRTLKTARKKPFVQMLELMRRDAMQRIANRYKIACKEIGRHTKKARKEMEKSCEEAQHCYSVSSTGGKYEIVEGTNGYSVHLNRRTCVCRKWDLTGIPCRHAVSAIRENTGLVEDYISDFYLTDKWKETYRKGLKPVNGPKFWEEVGGKRIFAPPYKRPPGRPKGKARIKGVHESPSKKKVGRKGREGHCGLCGEKGHNSRRCPHESQEDKAKRRRLNDEAQLEAQVQDQLQDQEEANDQAQEVAEMEADFMAQLVEDQSQFEVQDISSTAPQPTQVLRRSNRLASLLFG
- the BNAC04G29720D gene encoding uncharacterized protein BNAC04G29720D, producing the protein MCACQLPAKIFTAWTDKNPGRRFYGCELYKEGGNDHCSYFAWLDEEEVKGWAKRALIQARDKIREKKKHINELTASINELTATVNELRMELEQKKVEKPGSREMVVYRRCIIM